One genomic region from Anopheles bellator chromosome 2, idAnoBellAS_SP24_06.2, whole genome shotgun sequence encodes:
- the LOC131208128 gene encoding uncharacterized protein LOC131208128 — translation MLKPIKNFLTYLQRNANSTNIFGLTTPATTEMGRPEQPRLEETIVIANDDLLSDNADPLYDPLALDDCPVAAVQHETQELNDSDQLEGDTSTGKIILVDLSTLKTRIGINDSDTDEDANEEENEILSSVLPAASGITPTNGAIDDEKEQGSKEKSDHRVTGSVIPVPRGEPEQEVLSDSDTVLVLDSSTASDNDAFTVDVSDVEASVEKANKQGGEEPSGSQSVASSVSMNGHHVEAVHDQDAIMDDVSVVELDEPEAACRVSDGEPMTTVGEQILPAVSVEEEEEASDGSDSGLGLEPTSTTVALDVEILPPMKSSLKRRSQPSNADAEGASASLPDKDEGVSSHKRVKKGITFDGVTVYYFPRIQGFGCVPSQGGCTLGMESQHVHSRRLSLAEHLAEQRKVHRQQLQELNPRSSSSEDTSSEEEPSESGSEADSESYGFLQPVTARQRRSLLKAAGVRRIDPDEKDECREIRTSREVCGCTCRGFCDPNICACSLAGIKCQVDRPSFPCGCTHEGCNNTAGRVEFNPGRVRTHFIHTIMRLSLEDKANEVRRTMVADGAGSSAVGSVGGPMVTNGGCANDGGVAGRSVAAATAVNSWSSGPVRLTPAMGEGSMMNDHYHHQQQQLHHHAVASHGPYHMAAASGQHHPLPLQHPLTTYHQHHLSPHLHTGPYHGAHGGAGGEYFAFRDFYGGTALGVPGTSTRPEHFYGHYAGSGQNSMAPYHTHHTHHHTSPSMMIVPQQHHPASVSESVHHHHAVQNMNMMTTSHDRHTAYGDSSAGPVPPPMAVDSSSPGTDAIPSTGIPFPMCEPSEDCTSLADVPLETIVIDSADTSTTTLDDSLVQDDSGLVVSQPEPSTPDVQPKDSTPAEASNVGSSLPADTIFFDLTTPSAGNTERLEAINDMLECSRRHSINLARCAAATSIVAEEDSELRDFCHSPEPFRTVAPTEPDRTLRQLAGEQSSKRRDHHHLPSDTSSHLLDSDADDDDVVLCQSGARQDGNGDTVYLNGSGLNSEVDSGTHSNGTATESLSSGKCVSSPDVIETKPPAPLSSKHQPNLLTIEQADMAAEPVTGCSRTSPRENDGGDCVAVADEPSENLSEIIKNSIVETAVTH, via the exons ATGCTGAAGCCGATAAAGAACTTTTTGACCTATTTGCAAAGAAATGCCAATAGTACGAACATTTTCGG GTtaacaacaccagcaacaacggAAATGGGTCGACCCGAGCAGCCTCGGTTGGAGGAAACGATTGTGATTGCGAACGATGACCTGCTGTCCGACAACGCGGACCCGCTGTACGACCCGCTGGCCCTGGACGACTGTCCGGTGGCTGCGGTACAGCACGAGACGCAGGAGCTGAATGATAGCGACCAGCTAGAGGGTGATACGTCCACCGGCAAGATAATATTGGTCGATTTATCCACACTGAAGACGAGAATCGGGATCAACGACTCGGACACTGACGAAGACGCCAACGAGGAAGAAAATGAGATATTGTCCTCTGTCTTGCCCGCTGCCAGTGGAATTACGCCGACCAACGGTGCAATCGACGATGAGAAAGAGCAAGGAAGCAAAGAAAAGAGCGACCACCGCGTTACCGGCAGTGTGATACCGGTCCCAAGAGGCGAACCGGAGCAAGAAGTTCTCTCGGATAGCGACACGGTGTTGGTGTTAGACTCATCAACAGCCTCCGACAATGATGCCTTTACGGTGGATGTTTCGGATGTGGAGGCTTCGGTTGAGAAGGCCAACAAGCAGGGCGGAGAGGAACCATCGGGCTCGCAGAGCGTCGCAAGTTCGGTATCGATGAATGGCCATCACGTCGAAGCCGTGCACGATCAGGATGCTATCATGGATGACGTCAGTGTGGTGGAGTTAGATGAGCCCGAAGCTGCCTGCAGAGTGTCAGACGGGGAACCGATGACCACCGTGGGTGAACAGATATTGCCAGCGGTCAGTGTggaggaagaagaggaagcTAGCGATGGGTCCGACTCGGGCCTGGGATTGGAACCGACCTCCACAACCGTGGCTCTGGATGTTGAAATACTTCCACCGATGAAGAGTAGCCTTAAACGGCGCTCTCAGCCATCGAATGCGGATGCCGAAGGTGCGTCGGCTTCGCTGCCGGACAAGGATGAAGGAGTGAGCAGCCACAAGCGGGTGAAGAAGGGCATCACGTTCGATGGCGTAACGGTGTACTACTTTCCACGAATCCAAGGATTCGGTTGTGTCCCATCACAGGGTGGTTGCACGTTGGGCATGGAATCTCAGCATGTTCACTCGAG ACGACTGTCCCTGGCGGAGCACTTGGCAGAGCAGCGTAAGGTacaccggcagcagctgcaggaaCTGAATCCACGCAGCTCGTCGAGCGAGGACACTAGTAGCGAGGAGGAACCGAGCGAGAGTGGCTCGGAGGCCGATAGCGAATCGTACGGATTCCTGCAACCAGTTACGGCTCGGCAACGGCGGTCCCTCCTAAAAGCGGCCGGCGTACGGAGAATCGATCCGGACGAGAAGGACGAATGCCGCGAGATACGAACGTCGCGCGAAGTTTGCGGTTGCACGTGTCGCGGCTTCTGCGACCCGAACATCTGCGCCTGCAGCTTGGCCGGCATCAAGTGTCAAGTGGATCGTCCCAGCTTCCCGTGCGGTTGTACGCACGAGGGATGCAACAATACGGCCGGGCGGGTAGAGTTTAACCCGGGCCGTGTACGCACCCACTTCATCCACACGATCATGAGGCTGAGCCTCGAGGACAAGGCGAACGAGGTGCGCCGAACGATGGTGGCTGATGGTGCTGGTAGTAGTGCCGTTGGATCCGTCGGTGGACCAATGGTGACAAACGGTGGCTGTGCAAACGATGGTGGAGTTGCAGGCAGGtcagtggccgcggccactgcTGTCAACAGTTGGTCCAGTGGCCCAGTTCGATTAACTCCGGCAATGGGTGAAGGGTCAATGATGAACGATCActaccatcatcagcaacagcagctacaTCACCATGCTGTAGCATCTCACGGGCCCTACCATAtggctgctgcttccggtcaGCATCACCCACTTCCGCTACAGCACCCACTCACCACATACCATCAGCATCACCTGTCGCCACACCTACACACGGGGCCATATCATGGAGCCCACGGTGGAGCTGGTGGCGAGTATTTTGCGTTCCGAGATTTCTACGGCGGAACAGCGTTGGGAGTGCCGGGAACAAGCACCCGTCCGGAGCACTTTTACGGTCACTACGCAGGATCCGGGCAGAACAGTATGGCACCGTATCACACCCATCACACGCACCATCACACGTCAccatcgatgatgatcgtgcCGCAACAACATCATCCGGCGAGCGTTAGTGAGtccgttcatcatcatcatgctgtGCAGAACATGAACATGATGACGACCAGCCATGATCGGCATACAGCCTACGGTGACAGCTCTGCTGGTCCGGTCCCTCCGCCAATGGCAGTTGATTCGAGTTCGCCCGGCACCGATGCGATCCCCTCGACTGGTATACCGTTCCCGATGTGCGAACCATCGGAGGATTGCACCAGTCTGGCTGATGTTCCCCTAGAAACGATCGTTATTGACAGTGCGGACACGTCCACCACCACGTTGGATGATAGTCTGGTCCAGGATGATAGTGGACTGGTCGTCAGCCAACCGGAACCGTCCACCCCCGATGTACAACCCAAAGACTCCACACCAGCCGAAGCGTCGAATGTGGGCTCCTCACTACCCGCCGATACGATATTCTTCGACCTAACGACACCGAGTGCCGGCAATACGGAGCGTCTAGAAGCAATCAACGATATGCTAGAGTGCAGCCGGCGGCACTCGATCAACCTAGCGCGATGTGCGGCGGCGACCTCGATTGTGGCAGAGGAGGACAGTGAGTTGCGTGACTTCTGTCACTCCCCGGAACCTTTTCGCACCGTTGCACCGACAGAACCGGACCGAACGCTGCGTCAATTGGCGGGTGAGCAATCATCCAAACGACGGGACCATCATCACCTTCCCAGTGATACTTCTTCCCATCTCCTCGATtctgatgccgatgatgatgatgttgtccTGTGCCAGAGTGGCGCTCGACAGGACGGCAACGGAGACACTGTGTACCTTAACGGAAGTGGCCTAAACTCGGAAGTAGACAGCGGAACGCACAGTAATGGTACCGCCACGGAAAGCTTAAGCAGTGGGAAATGTGTTTCGTCACCCGACGTTATAGAAACGAAACCGCCGGCCCCACTTTCCAGTAAGCACCAGCCGAATCTACTTACCATTGAACAAGCGGACATGGCAGCCGAACCGGTGACGGGTTGTTCCCGAACGTCACCGCGAGAAAACGATGGCGGTGATTGTGTGGCAGTAGCCGATGAGCCGAGCGAAAATCTAAGCGAGATTATTAAGAACAGTATCGTGGAGACGGCTGTAACGCACTGA
- the LOC131212503 gene encoding trans-1,2-dihydrobenzene-1,2-diol dehydrogenase-like codes for MAPLRWAIVSAGTTSHDFACAISTLPEADHRIVAVGARGLENARKFAELHGIPRFYGDYEAIAKDAEVDAVYIGTLSSAHYEVSRMMLEAGKHVLCEKPLCVNRGQVRALVDFARTQQRFCMEAIWSRFFPSYAHLRERTVRGDLGRVEHVEVQFGFPVTPVERVRMKSLGGGAVLDLGVNAIQVAMWAFQAEPLRVEAAGQLNDEGVDVGITATLHFPNGGTARLRTSAIDRLSNKAVVTGTKGTITLHDFWCPIELTDIDGTIRSYPLPPSKVECILPNSVGLRYEAEETRKRILAGEFESPTMSHQDSLALAGVQDAIRKQIGAEMPEDYIFKD; via the exons ATGGCACCCCTTCGATGGGCGATCGTAAGCGCGGGCACGACATCACACGATTTTGCTTGCGCCATCTCGACACTGCCGGAAGCGGACCATCGGATTGTGGCCGTCGGTGCCCGTGGATTGGAGAACGCTCGCAAGTTTGCCGAACTGCACGGTATACCGCGCTTCTACGGTGATTACGAAGCGATCGCGAAGGATGCGGAGGTCG ATGCGGTGTATATCGGAACGCTGAGCAGTGCCCATTACGAGGTCAGCCGGATGATGTTGGAAGCCGGCAAGCACGTCCTTTGTGAGAAACCTTTGTGCGTGAATCGCGGTCAAGTGCGGGCCCTAGTAGACTTTGCCCGCACCCAGCAGCGGTTCTGCATGGAGGCGATCTGGTCACGGTTTTTCCCGAGCTACGCCCATCTGCGCGAACGCACCGTCCGCGGTGATCTGGGCCGCGTGGAGCACGTGGAGGTGCAGTTCGGATTTCCCGTGACGCCCGTCGAGCGTGTCCGCATGAAAAGTCTCGGCGGTGGGGCGGTTCTCGATCTTGGTGTGAACGCGATACAGGTGGCAATGTGGGCTTTCCAGGCGGAACCGCTACGCGTCGAGGCGGCCGGCCAGCTGAACGACGAAGGCGTCGATGTGGGCATCACGGCCACACTGCACTTCCCGAACGGTGGTACCGCCCGGTTAAGGACGAGCGCGATCGACAGGCTCTCGAACAAGGCCGTTGTGACGGGCACGAAGGGAACGATTACG CTCCACGATTTCTGGTGCCCGATCGAGCTGACCGATATCGACGGTACGATCCGATCGTATCCACTGCCACCGTCGAAGGTGGAGTGCATCCTACCGAACAGCGTCGGTCTGCGCTACGAAGCGGAGGAAACGCGCAAACGCATCCTGGCGGGTGAATTCGAGTCACCCACCATGTCGCACCAGGACAGTCTAGCCCTGGCCGGGGTGCAGGATGCGATCCGGAAGCAGATCGGAGCCGAAATGCCGGAAGACTACATCTTCAAGGATTGA
- the LOC131212502 gene encoding uncharacterized protein LOC131212502 isoform X1 → MAVQVDNLLLSDIGRSISLDTATRLRNAAMSKLIRQVSIETPAPKLKDCVLNLVVPVPDTPPKGARILVVYAGACYRKNQSTSISSISSQLSDTGDITTSLHLLAKQMQSGSFTSISEEGPDSAPVQHHQQSVAIQHNPQAHQGVRDGALFPGFEVAGVIESLGTELPADCGFKVGQRVILYPYEGVPHGYSELMMVPDLRYLIPIPDALSLSVAATLPTGALLAQSAIIAAHKIVDDLLKSRPGEKVKILIVGTGGLALWAVRIAAQHFYTPATKDKIQITVASLRDEGFLVAKKCERVNIVQWNEDLYEKQLIERTHDACDGLVDIVIDFGTTSRSLHRSMQCLTTGGHIFISDEVAEKLLPKFGKRAEERGQTIEAVPTGTIEQLHQLVKLVSSNEIEPPPHSVFPSDQAAEVVRKLASSEIPGRAILKFHDIE, encoded by the exons aTGGCTGTCCAAGTGGATAATTTGTTGCTATCGGATATAGG TCGTTCGATATCGTTGGACACCGCTACACGTCTCCGGAACGCCGCCATGAGCAAACTGATCCGCCAGGTGTCGATCGAGACGCCGGCGCCAAAGCTGAAGGACTGCGTGCTGAACCTGGTGGTGCCGGTCCCGGACACACCGCCGAAGGGGGCCCGCATCCTGGTGGTGTACGCCGGCGCCTGCTACCGCAAGAACCAGTCCACATCGATCTCGTCGATCAGCAGCCAGCTGTCGGACACGGGCGACATCACCACGTCGCTTCACCTGCTTGCCAAGCAGATGCAGAGTGGCAGCTTCACGAGCATCAGCGAAGAGGGACCGGACAGTGCCCCggtccagcaccaccagcagtcgGTGGCCATCCAGCACAACCCACAGGCCCACCAGGGCGTCCGCGATGGGGCTCTGTTCCCCGGCTTCGAGGTGGCTGGTGTCATTGAGTCGCTCGGCACGGAGCTTCCGGCCGACTGCGGATTCAAGGTGGGCCAGCGTGTTATCCTCTACCCGTACGAGGGCGTACCGCACGGATACTCCGAGCTGATGATGGTCCCGGATCTGCGCTACTTGATCCCGATTCCGGACGCGCTGTCGCTGAGCGTGGCGGCCACACTCCCGACCGGTGCACTGCTGGCCCAGAGTGCCATTATCGCCGCACACAAGATCGTGGATGATCTGCTCAAGAGTCGACCGGGCGAAAAGGTGAAGATCCTGATCGTGGGCACGGGCGGGCTGGCCCTGTGGGCGGTCCGTATCGCGGCACAGCACTTCTACACGCCGGCCACCAAGGACAAGATACAGATCACCGTCGCCAGTCTGCGGGACGAGGGGTTCCTTGTGGCGAAGAAGTGTGAACG GGTAAACATTGTCCAGTGGAACGAGGATCTGTACGAGAAGCAGCTGATCGAGCGTACACACGACGCGTGCGACGGACTGGTGGACATTGTGATCGACTTCGGCACGACATCGCGCAGTCTGCACCGATCGATGCAGTGCCTCACGACGGGCGGCCACATCTTCATCAGCGACGAGGTGGCGGAGAAGCTGCTGCCCAAGTTTGGCAAGCGCGCCGAGGAACGGGGCCAGACGATCGAGGCCGTCCCGACTGGCACGATCGAACAGTTGCATCAGCTCGTCAAGCTAGTTTCTTCCAACGAG ATTGAACCACCGCCACACTCAGTATTTCCCTCGGACCAGGCTGCCGAAGTCGTGCGCAAGCTGGCCAGCTCGGAGATTCCTGGACGTGCCATCCTCAAATTCCATGATATTGAGTAA
- the LOC131212502 gene encoding uncharacterized protein LOC131212502 isoform X2, which produces MSKLIRQVSIETPAPKLKDCVLNLVVPVPDTPPKGARILVVYAGACYRKNQSTSISSISSQLSDTGDITTSLHLLAKQMQSGSFTSISEEGPDSAPVQHHQQSVAIQHNPQAHQGVRDGALFPGFEVAGVIESLGTELPADCGFKVGQRVILYPYEGVPHGYSELMMVPDLRYLIPIPDALSLSVAATLPTGALLAQSAIIAAHKIVDDLLKSRPGEKVKILIVGTGGLALWAVRIAAQHFYTPATKDKIQITVASLRDEGFLVAKKCERVNIVQWNEDLYEKQLIERTHDACDGLVDIVIDFGTTSRSLHRSMQCLTTGGHIFISDEVAEKLLPKFGKRAEERGQTIEAVPTGTIEQLHQLVKLVSSNEIEPPPHSVFPSDQAAEVVRKLASSEIPGRAILKFHDIE; this is translated from the exons ATGAGCAAACTGATCCGCCAGGTGTCGATCGAGACGCCGGCGCCAAAGCTGAAGGACTGCGTGCTGAACCTGGTGGTGCCGGTCCCGGACACACCGCCGAAGGGGGCCCGCATCCTGGTGGTGTACGCCGGCGCCTGCTACCGCAAGAACCAGTCCACATCGATCTCGTCGATCAGCAGCCAGCTGTCGGACACGGGCGACATCACCACGTCGCTTCACCTGCTTGCCAAGCAGATGCAGAGTGGCAGCTTCACGAGCATCAGCGAAGAGGGACCGGACAGTGCCCCggtccagcaccaccagcagtcgGTGGCCATCCAGCACAACCCACAGGCCCACCAGGGCGTCCGCGATGGGGCTCTGTTCCCCGGCTTCGAGGTGGCTGGTGTCATTGAGTCGCTCGGCACGGAGCTTCCGGCCGACTGCGGATTCAAGGTGGGCCAGCGTGTTATCCTCTACCCGTACGAGGGCGTACCGCACGGATACTCCGAGCTGATGATGGTCCCGGATCTGCGCTACTTGATCCCGATTCCGGACGCGCTGTCGCTGAGCGTGGCGGCCACACTCCCGACCGGTGCACTGCTGGCCCAGAGTGCCATTATCGCCGCACACAAGATCGTGGATGATCTGCTCAAGAGTCGACCGGGCGAAAAGGTGAAGATCCTGATCGTGGGCACGGGCGGGCTGGCCCTGTGGGCGGTCCGTATCGCGGCACAGCACTTCTACACGCCGGCCACCAAGGACAAGATACAGATCACCGTCGCCAGTCTGCGGGACGAGGGGTTCCTTGTGGCGAAGAAGTGTGAACG GGTAAACATTGTCCAGTGGAACGAGGATCTGTACGAGAAGCAGCTGATCGAGCGTACACACGACGCGTGCGACGGACTGGTGGACATTGTGATCGACTTCGGCACGACATCGCGCAGTCTGCACCGATCGATGCAGTGCCTCACGACGGGCGGCCACATCTTCATCAGCGACGAGGTGGCGGAGAAGCTGCTGCCCAAGTTTGGCAAGCGCGCCGAGGAACGGGGCCAGACGATCGAGGCCGTCCCGACTGGCACGATCGAACAGTTGCATCAGCTCGTCAAGCTAGTTTCTTCCAACGAG ATTGAACCACCGCCACACTCAGTATTTCCCTCGGACCAGGCTGCCGAAGTCGTGCGCAAGCTGGCCAGCTCGGAGATTCCTGGACGTGCCATCCTCAAATTCCATGATATTGAGTAA
- the LOC131208129 gene encoding zinc finger protein 59-like, whose amino-acid sequence MQNWNCFVECIHFWQAEEIGPCHRSPLTSDPFRRAVLANFAQYCDKYYLLISKIVSILDSFVPKEIAGAGGCNLAVTHDAESRSVHIIYGDVIEFEVESVPECDEDEHCDEVAQMDDVMEEMLVETIAEDSPPLGCSDEVLIQIKAEEVLSTARNADVEIKPLGEAADPKYQCQFVNCPKTFRLAKEYAAHQDSTHPWQIDGEVKVRCKFLSCDARFSSIPQLQAHHVGHRLRKREPKKRSSRKGPEISIRGRCCEHCHVVLKPHVNVYSQHCLEEHDCTPYTCPLCNEPFHLQSHLGDHLKSVHSSEELDHLLTHNLWREFTIVEQRLAECRFCYRVFTVHSLSAHVHHHRRELQQCCPRCGGAHFASFCNLPKPQRAKSWEKLRCSECGCWFSKKNFKEHMATHTHERNFPCTVCKKTFKVRRTATRHIQSHVNAANRKRLCYDCDTVLENEVQIVDHYQAEHPTLQPYRCPICCEGFFKKSLLVDHCHAHTDGERRAVSVKEPMAAYTIGKAQVFECTLCRRSFSTKRCTIAHLIVHTDRPHVCRVCNISFRLQTNLDDHMKDMHLRKCETATSE is encoded by the coding sequence ATGCAAAATTGGAATTGTTTTGTTGAGTGTATACACTTTTGGCAGGCGGAAGAGATCGGGCCGTGCCATCGTTCACCGTTGACCTCAGATCCGTTCAGACGAGCGGTGCTGGCCAACTTCGCGCAGTACTGCGACAAGTACTATTTGCTCATCTCGAAAATCGTGTCCATCCTGGATTCGTTCGTACCCAAAGAgattgccggtgccggagggTGCAATCTTGCCGTGACCCACGATGCGGAATCTCGCAGTGTACACATCATTTACGGCGATGTCATCGAATTCGAAGTGGAATCCGTTCCAGAgtgcgacgaagacgagcaCTGTGACGAAGTGGCCCAAATGGACGATGTGATGGAAGAAATGTTGGTAGAAACGATAGCGGAAGATTCACCACCCCTCGGTTGTTCTGATGAGGTTCTGATCCAGATCAAGGCGGAAGAGGTATTGAGCACAGCGCGGAACGCAGACGTGGAAATTAAGCCACTCGGCGAAGCCGCCGATCCGAAGTACCAATGTCAGTTTGTCAACTGCCCGAAAACGTTTCGGCTTGCCAAAGAATACGCGGCACACCAAGATAGCACCCATCCGTGGCAGATTGATGGCGAAGTCAAGGTTCGCTGCAAATTCCTTTCCTGCGATGCCCGATTCAGCAGCATTCCGCAACTTCAGGCACACCACGTGGGGCATCGTTTGAGGAaaagggaaccgaaaaaacgTAGCTCCCGCAAAGGCCCGGAAATTAGCATCCGGGGCCGGTGTTGCGAGCACTGCCACGTCGTCCTGAAACCGCACGTCAACGTGTACAGTCAACACTGTCTGGAGGAGCACGATTGCACACCATACACGTGCCCGCTGTGTAACGAACCATTCCACCTGCAGTCTCACCTCGGTGACCACCTGAAATCGGTCCACTCGTCTGAAGAGCTGGATCACTTGCTGACGCACAATCTGTGGCGTGAGTTCACGATCGTTGAGCAACGGTTGGCCGAATGCCGATTCTGTTATCGCGTTTTCACCGTTCACTCACTATCCGCTCACGTCCATCACCATCGAAGGGAACTGCAGCAATGCTGTCCACGGTGTGGCGGAGCTCACTTTGCATCGTTCTGCAACCTTCCGAAGCCGCAACGCGCGAAAAGTTGGGAGAAGCTCCGCTGCAGCGAGTGCGGTTGTtggttttcgaagaaaaactttaAAGAGCACATggccacgcacacgcacgaGCGGAACTTTCCGTGCACGGTTTGTAAGAAAACGTTCAAAGTACGGCGAACCGCGACCCGGCACATCCAGAGTCATGTGAATGCCGCAAACAGGAAACGATTGTGCTACGATTGTGATACGGTGCTCGAGAATGAAGTGCAAATTGTTGACCATTACCAGGCCGAGCATCCGACACTGCAACCGTACCGGTGTCCGATCTGTTGCGAAGGGTTTTTCAAGAAGTCGCTTCTGGTTGATCACTGCCACGCTCATACGGATGGCGAGCGGCGCGCGGTTTCGGTGAAGGAACCTATGGCCGCCTATACGATCGGTAAGGCACAGGTGTTTGAGTGCACCTTGTGCCGGCGAAGCTTCTCAACGAAACGGTGCACGATTGCCCACTTGATCGTACACACCGATCGGCCACACGTTTGCCGGGTGTGCAATATTTCCTTCCGGCTGCAAACGAACCTTGACGATCACATGAAGGATATGCACCTACGAAAATGTGAAACCGCCACAAGCGAGTAG